The DNA region TCGGACTCGGCCGGATCGGCACCGAGATCGCGACCCGGGCGCCGGCGTTCGGGGTGAGCGTCACCGCCGTCACCCGTACTCCCCGCTCCTGTCCCGGCACCGATCAGGTGCTGCCCCTGCATCAGATCGCCGATGCGGCCGACGGCGCCGACCATCTCGTCATCGCGATGCCGCACACCCCGCAGACACGGCACCTCGTGAACGGCACCGTGCTGGACCGCCTGCCGGCGCACGCGAGCGTGATCAACGTCGGCCGGGCCCAGGTGCTCGACACCGCCGGCCTGGTCAGCCGGCTGAGGGCGGGCCGGCTACGAGCGGCACTGCTCGACGTCCACGACAGCGAACCCCTTGCCGCGCGGTCCGAGCTGTGGAGCGTCCCCAACCTCTGGATCACCCCACACGGCGCGTACCGGTTCCCGCAGGAGGAAGAACGGATCGCCGACGTGCTGCTCGACAACCTCGACGATTTCCTGGCCGGGCGTCCGCTGCGGGACCGGGTGGACGTCGTCGGGGCCGCATCGTCCGACCAGGCACGGCGACCCGCCGCTGCCGTCCCCGGAAGGTGACGCCATGGTGACCACGACGGAACTGGCCACGGAGGCGATCGTGGCGGACGCCGCCGCGCGCACCGGCGTCGGGCCGGAGTCGTTCCAGTTCCTGGCCAACCTGGACCGGCTCGCGTCGAGCCTGTCCAGTGAGGCCCGGCTGACTCCGTCGGGCCGTCGGGCAGTGGCCGGCGCGCTGAGTGCAGCCCTGGTGGTGCAGGCGAGGCTGGCACAGCTGATCGAGCGGCATCCGGAGATCACCGGATGGCCGGTACCGCGGCCGGTGTTCGTCACCGGGCTGCTTCGTACCGGCACCACACTCGTGCACAATCTGCTGGCTCACCATCCGGGCCTACGGGTCCCGGCGCTGTGGGAGTTGATGAACCCGGCGGAGGACCGTGGCGACACCGAGCGGCACCGCCGGCTGGCCGACGAGGCGCAGGACTACGTCGACGAGTACAACCGGATCGCCCCGGATCTGCGGCACATCCACTACCTCGACGCGCGACGGCCGGACGAGTGCCACCGGCTGCTCGGCAACACCTTCGCCAGCATGGTCTACGAGATGCGCTACCGGATCCCCAGCTACAGCGGGTGGCTGCGGGAGCGTGACCTGACCGAGGAGTACCGCTACCACCGCCGGCAACTCCAGGCGCTGCTCTGGCGCGAGGCCGACGGCCCGGTGGTGCTGAAATGCCCGTTCCATCTGTGGTCGGTCGCCGAACTCGTCGCTGTCTACCCGGACGCACGGATCATCCAGCTGCACCGCGACCCGGCACGGACCGTGCCGTCGACGTGCAGTCTCTGCGTGGCCGTCCGGGAGGCGCGCAGCGACCAGGTCGACCGGCACGAGATCGGCCGGCAGTGGTTGGACCGCATCGGCCAGGTCATCGGTGGGGTGACCGCAGCCCGGGAGCTGGTCCCGTCCGGGCAACTGCTCGACGTCCGCTACGCCGATCTGGTCGCGGATCCGATCGGCACCGTCGGCAGGATCTGCGACTTCATCGGCGTGCCGCTGACCGGGCCGGCCGAGTCCGCGATGCGCACCTACCTACGCGAGAACTCGCAGACCAAGCACGGCGTCCACCGGTACCGGCCGGAGGACTTCGGACTCGACGGCGCCGACCTGAACCGCCGGTTCGCCCGGTACCGCCAGACCTTCGACTGCTGACGTCCACACCGGACGACCGCACCACCGCACCTCGACACCGCACCTCGACACCGTCATCGACACCGTCAGGAGACAACCATGTCAACCGGGACACCCGAGTCGCGGGCACGTGACCTGATCAGCTCCGTCAATGCCCAGGCAGGCCCGGACGCGTCGCCGCTGGGCATCCTGACCCCGCTCACCGGGCCCGGCGATCCGGTAGCCGGCGAGTTGATCGTCCGGGGTGCCAGCCTGGGGGCCACGTACCTGCGTGAGTCCGGCATCGCCGACCTCCGGTTCGTGGTGCAGAACGACCAGGCCAGCGCGGCGGACGAGGGGATGCAACGGTCGGCCGTCGCCGGCCTGGCCAAGCTCGCCGTCGTCGACGACGTGCTCGCGGTGGTCGGCCAGTGGCATCTGCGCACCGCCGAACACGTCACCCGCACCGCGGAGCTGCTCGGCGTACCGATCTTCGTGGAGAACGGGCACAACACGATCACCGCGCGGCACCGGCGGACCCTGTTCCGGACCTACTTCAGCATCGCCGACCGGGTCCCCATGATCATCGACTTTCTGGCCGAGCAGAAGCTGCTCCGCCTCGGGATCATCGCGCCGAACACGGTCTTCGGCTCGATGATGGCCGACACCGTCGAGCAGGCCGCTGCCGCCGCCGAGGGCTTCAGCACCGTACGGTTCGACTTCGACCAGGAGTCGACCACGGAGGTCTACGACGAGCTCCGCAAGATCAAGGACTTCGAACCGGATGTGCTGATCAACTGCGGAGTCGTCCGGACGAACTACATGGTGATCAACCAGGCCACCGAGATCGGGCTGCTGCCCGGTACGCAACTGCTCGTGATGTTCCCGTTCCCGATGCGCTCGGACGACTACTGGCGGCTCGCCGGTGAGGCCGGGAACCTGGTCATCTGGCCGGCGACGACGTACCGACCGTCGTGGCCCGGGCTCACCCCGATCGGCCGATGGTTCACCGACCGCTACTCGGCAAGTTTCGGTTCGTTCCCGCCGGACAACGCGCTGAACGCGTTCACCGACGTGACGGTCATCGGGCAGGCGTTGGCGGCGGCCGGTGTGCCGGACCGGGAGGCGCTGCTCACCACGCTCGAAGCCGGCACCTTCGACACCTGGCGCGGTCCGGTCAGCTTCGACCGCGGGGCCGAGCACTGGCACCACAGCCCGCCCGAGTTCATGCTCATGCAGTACCAGGCGTACGGACAGAGCTTCGACGACGCCGCAGTGATCCATCCGGCGGCGACGCGGACCGCGACGTACCTGGCGCCACGATGAGTACGGCGACGAGTACGGCGGCGGCCCCGCCCGGGTCGCCGCCGCAGAAGCGGCGTTCGGAGACACCCGCGACCGCGGCGGAGGCCCTCGTCGCCACGCTGCTCGCCCACGGCGTGGACCGGATCTTCTGCGTCGCTGGCGAGAGCTATCTCGACGTATTGGACGTCCTGCACGACACGCCTCAGATCGACGTGGTCACCAGCCGGCACGAAGGGTCAGCCGGCTTCGCCGCCCTGGCCGACGCGAAACTCACCCGGCGCGCCGGCGTGGTCCTGGTCAACCGGGGGCCGGGCGCGACCAACGCGGCCATCGCCCTGCACTCCGCCCAGCAGGACGCCACCCCGTTGCTACTCGTCGTCGGCCACGTACGTCACAGCGAGATCGGCCGGGGCGGCTTTCAGGAGATGAACTACGAACTCACCTTCGGCGACGTCGCCAAAGGGGTGTGGACGGTGACCGACGCTCGTCGTGTCGCCGAGACCGTACGGCGGGCGCTGCGACTGGCCGAGGCGGGCGCGCCGGGCCCGGTCGTCGTGGTGGTCCCGGAGGACCTGCTCGGTCAGGCCACCACCGCCCAGCCCGCCGCGCCGGTCCCCGCCGCCAGCCCCGGCTACCTGCCCGACGACGTGCTGCGGTGCGCCGCGCTGCTGTCGCAGGCCAGGTCGCCCCTGCTGGTGGTGGGCGACCGGCTCGGCGACGACGAAGGCCGCGAGGCGATCCGGTACGCCGCGCAGCGGCTGCGGCTGCCGGTCGTGACCGCCAACAAGCGGCAGGACCTGGTCGACAACGACCACAGCGGGTACGTGGGACACCTGCACCTGGGCACTGACGCCGCTCGCTGGGAGCTGTTCGACGAAGCCGACCTGGTGCTGGCGATCGGCACCCGGCTCGACGCGATCACCAGCAGATCGTTCAACTGGCCCGATCCGGCCCGCAGCCGGCTGGTGCACGTCTATCCCGATCCGGCCTGGCTGGGCCGGGTGCACCGGCCCGACCTGCCGGTCCTGGCCGACCCGGGCACCTTCCTCACCGCGCTGACCGACGCCTGCGAGGCGGATCCGGGCCGCTGGTCCGATTGGACCAGCCGACTACGGGCACGACAGGTGGAGTCGACGCGGTGGCACCCGGTGGACGCCCCGGACGGCGTGCCGTTCGGGGCCGTCGTGGCCGCGATCGACGCGGCGTTCGACGACGCCGTGTTCACTGTGGATGCCGGCAACTTCAGCACCTGGGTGCACCGGTACCTGCGGACCACCGGTCGCCGTCGGCTGCTCGGCATGTCCGGTGGCGCGATGGGGTTCGGCGTACCGGGAGGGGTGGCCGCCGCGCTGCGCGAACCGCACCGCCGGGTCGTCGCGTTCGTCGGCGACGGCGGTTTCCTGATGACCGGCACCGAGCTGGCGACGGCCGTCGCACGGCGGTCGCGGCTGATCGTGGTCGTCGCCGACAACGGCTCGTACGGCACCATCCGGCAGCACCAGGAGCGGGCGTACCCCGGCCGCCGGGTCGCCACCGACCTGGCCAACCCGGATTTCGCCGCGATGGCGTGGGCCTTCGGGGCGACCGGTCTTTCCGTGCGTTGCGTCGAGGACGTCGAACAGGCCGTGCCGGTCGCCGTCGACTGCGACGGCCCGGTCGTCGTGCACGTGCGCACCAGCCTGGAGTGGATCTCGGCCTACCAGAAGCTGCCCGGCGTCGAACGGTAGCCGGGCCGCACAGCGACCGAACAGGAGGAAACACGCCGTGACGTTCACCGCCGAGGTACGGCAGATCGTTGGCGACGAGCACTGTCTGGAAGGACCGGATCTCGATCCCCGCTACGCACAGGACCTCTGGGGCAGCGACCGCGTCGGCGACCCCCGGCTGGTGGTCCGACCGGCCGACACGCGGCAGGTGTCGCAGCTGCTGCGACTCTGCTCGGCACACGGCCGGCCGGTCGTGCCGCAGGGCGGCATGACCGGCCTGGTCTCCGGTGGGGTGCCCGGTCCCGACGAGGTGGTGCTGTCGCTGGAGCGGATGAACACCATCGAGGAACTCGACCCGACCACCCGGACCATGACCGTCCAGGCCGGCTGCACCCTCGCCCAGGTGCAGGACCTCGCCGCCGAGCACGGGCTGATGTTCCCGCTCGACGTGGCGCCGAGGGCGACCGCCACCATCGGCGGCAACGTGGCGACGAACGCCGGCGGGCTCCGCGTCCTGTTGTACGGCATGATGCGCGACCTGGTCCTCGGCGTCGAGGCGGTGCTGGCCGACGGCACGGTGATCGACGGTCTGCACAAGCTGGTCAAGAACAACGCCGGATACGACCTGAAACACCTCTTCATCGGTACGGAGGGCACCCTGGGGGTGGTGACCCGGGCGACGCTGCGGCTCTCCCCCGCCCCTACCACCCGCTACGCCGCGATGTGCGGGTTGCCGGGCCTGGACGCGGCCCGCGAACTGCTGCACCGGTTGCAGTCCGGACTGCCCGGCATGATCAGCGCCTACGAGGCGATGTGGGACAGCGCCTACGAGGTGCTGCTCCCGCTGGCGGACGAGATGGTCCTGCCACTCAAGGGCAGCTACCCCATGTACGTACTGGTCGAATGCTCCGGTGTGGACGCAGAGCGGGACTTCGAACGGTTCTCGGCAGCGCTCGCCGGCAGCGGCGACATCGTCTCCGAGTCGGTGCTCGCCCGGACACCGCAGGAGGTCGGCGCGCTCTGGGCGGTCCGGGAGCGGATCCCCAAGGAGGTGCTGAAGATGCAGCCGCTGTTCGGTTTCGACCTCAGTCTGCCCGCCGCCCGGTTGGCGCGCTACCTGCAGGAGATCCAGGAGGAGCTGCGTAGCCACTGGGCGGCCGTGCGGCTCATCGTCTTCGGTCATCTCGGCGACGGCAACGTCCACATCGCGGTGGTGACGGGCGAGAGCACCCGGCAACGCAAGTCACAGGTGGAGGAGATCGTCTACCGGGCCATCGCCCGCCACGAGGGGTCCATCTCGGCCGAACACGGCATCGGTTTCGAGAAGCTGCCCTATCTCGGCTACTCCCGCAAGCCGACGGAGATCGCGCTGATGCGGTTACTGAAGCAGACCCTCGACGCCGGCAACATCCTCAACCCGGGCCGGGTCCTGCCGGTGCAGCCCGATGGAGGTCGGAGTTGACCACCAGCCAGCAGGCCCCACTGCAAGCCGCACCGCAGGCCCCACTGCGGGCCGCGATGCGACCGTTCGGCGTCTCGGTCTTCTCCCGGGTGACCGAACTCGCCACCCGGCACTCGGCGATCAACCTGGCCCAGGGATTCCCCGACTTCGACCCGCCGGCGGCCCTGATCGGGGCCGCCGAGGAGGCGATGCGCCAGCACGTCAACCAGTACGCGCCCAGCCCGGGACTGCCCGTACTGCGCCGGGCGGTGGCGGCGCACAGCGAACGCCACTACGGCGTCGGCTACGACCCGGACACCGAGGTGACCATCACCGCAGGAGCCACCGAGGCAATGTGGTCGGCCACGACGGCGCTGCTCGAACCAGGTGACGAGGCGGTGATCATCGAGCCGTACTACGAGACGTACGCGCCGTGCGTGGTGGCGGCCGGCGGGACGGTACGGTTCGTCCCGACCACGTTCCCGGACTTCCAGATCGACCTGGATCGGCTGGCCGCGGCGTTCAGCCCGCGTACCCGGCTGGTCTTCGTCAACTCGCCCGGCAACCCGAGCGGTCGGCTGATCACCCCGGAGGAGTACGTCGTCCTCGCTGAGCTGGCCGAACGCTACGACGCGTACCTGATCTCCGACGAGACGTACGAACATCTGACCTACGACCGCCGCTCGCACCTACGGGCGTCGGCGGTGCCCGGCTGCCGGGACCGGACCCTGGTCCTGTCGTCGGCCTCCAAAACGTTCAGCGCGACCGGCTGGCGGGTCGGCTGGGTCCTGGCACCGCCGCCGGTCACCGAGGCGATCCGCCGGGTCCACCAGTTCGTCACCTTCGCCGCTCCATCGCCCCTGCAGTGGGCGGTGGCGGCGGCGCTGGACGCCAGCGGGTACGACGACTACCTCGACGAGCTGGCCGCCGATTACCACGCCCGCCGCGACGTGCTGCTGAGCTACCTCGCCCGGACCGAGTTGTCGGCCGTCGCCCCCGAAGGCGGGTACTTCGTGATGGCGCGCTGCCCCGGTGACGACGTCGCCTGGTGCGAGGACCTCGCTGCCCGGGTACGGGTCGCGGCGATCCCGGGCTCGGCCTTCTACCACGACCGCAGCGGCGGCCGGGACCTGGTGCGGTTCGCGTTCTGCAAGCAGTTGCCGACCCTGCACGAGGCCGGCGCCCGGTTGACCGGACAAACCATGCCGACGGGCTGAACCGGCACACAGGAGGACTTCATGCGGTTCACGGACCAGGTCGCGGTGATCAGCGGTGGTACCGGAGGCATCGGCACCGCCATCGCCCGCCGGCTGCTCGACGAGGGTTCCCACGCGGTCGTGGTGACCGGTCGCGACGAGCGGCGGGGCACCGCCGCCGCACGTGCGCTCGGCGCCGGCGCCCACTTCCGCGCCCAGGACGTCACCGACGAGAAGGGCTGGTCGGTGCTGCTGGCCGAGGTCGTGGAACGGTTCGGCCGGCTGGACGTGCTGGTCAACAACGCGGGTACGGCGTCCGACGGCACACCGCAGGACATCGGTTCCATCTCGTTGCAGAGTTGGCACCGGCTGTTCGCCACGAACCTCGACGGCGTCTTCCTCGGCTGCCGGGCGGCGGTCGAGGTGATGGCGGCGGCCGGCGGCGGTTCCATCGTCAACGTGTCGTCGACCGCCGCGCTGATGTCGACGCCCCGGTTCGTGGCGTACGGGGCGGCGAAGGCCGCCGTCACCCAGCTGACGAAGTCGGTGGCGGTGCACTGCGCCCGGCTCGGCAACGGGGTCCGGTGCAACTCGGTGCACCCGTCGCTGATCGGCACCGACCTCGGCGACGACATCCTGCGGATGTTCGACGACGACGTCGAGCAGGCCCGGTCGACGTACCTGACCCGGGTGCCCATGGGGCAGTTGGGCACCCCGACCGACGTCGCCGCCGCCGTGGCCTACCTGGCCAGTACCGACGCCGCCTACGTCACCGGCGCCCAGATCGTGGTGGGCGGTGGCCTGGGGGTATGAGCATGGACGTCGACGAACCACGAACACCCGACCATCCGCGGGTCGGCCGGATCCGTACGCCCGCCACGTACCTGTTGGTCGTGGTGCTGCCGTTGCTGGCCGTGGTGGCCCTGGTCGGCACCGCCGGCCGGTGGACGGGCCCGACCGGCGGGGGCACCGACGGTACGCACGGCGCCGACGGGTTGCTGGGCCGGCTGCTGCTCGCGGTGGCGATCATCGTGGCGTCGGCGGCGGCCGGCGGCACCCTGGCCCGCAGGCTCGGGCAGCCCGCCGTACTCGGCGAGCTCACCGTCGGGCTGTTACTGGGACCGTCGGCGCTGGGTGCGGTGCTGCCAGCCGCGCAGCAGTGGCTCTTTCCGGCGTTCATCCTGCCGCACCTGGACGCGCTGGCTCAGCTGGGTGTCATCCTCTTCATGTTCCTGGTGGGCGGGGAGCTCGACGTCCGACTGCTGCGCCGGGCCGGCGGCCGAGGTCTGGTGATCGGACACGCCGCGGTCGTGGTGCCGCTGCTGGCCGGGGTGGTGTTCGCGCTGACCCTGGCCGGGTCCTACCGGCCGGACGGGGTCGCGAAAACCTCGTTCACCCTGTTCATCGGCGTCTGCTTCGCGATCAGCGCGTTCCCGGTGCTCGCCCGGATCCTCGTCGAGCAGGGGTTGATCCGTACGCCGTTGGGGACCACCGGGCTGACCGCCGCCGGGGTCGGCGACGTCACCGCGTGGTGTCTGCTGTTGGTGGTGGTCACCGGCCTGCGTGGCACGTCACCGGCGGCGGCGATCCGGTCCGCCATACTGGTGGCGCTGTTCACCGCCGTGATGCTGTTGTTCGTCCGGCCGCTGCTGGCTCAGCTGCTCGCCTGGGCCGAACGTGATGGCCGACCCGGCGCCGGGCTGTTCACCGCGCTCATCGCGCTGGTACTGGTCTGCGCGCTGGCCACCGAGCTGATCGGGGTACACGCGATCTTCGGTGCCTTCCTGGCCGGCGTGGTGATGCCCCGGGGCTCAGCGACCGCCCGCGAACTGTACACCCGGGTCGAGGGGGTCGCGATGTGGCTGATGCTGCCGGTCTTCTTCGTCGTCATCGGGCAGCAGATCGACCTGACCGCGCTGCGCCTGGGCGACCAGTGGTGGCTGTGCCTGGCGATCCTGGTGATCGCCGTGGCCAGCAAGGTCACCGGAGCCGCGGTGGCCACCGTGGCCAGCGGCGGGAGCCGCCGCGACGGCCTCGCGTTCGGCGTGATGCTGAACTGCCGGGGCCTGACCGAACTCATCGTCCTCAGCATGGGCCTGCAACTCGGCGTGCTGAACCACGAGCTGTTCGCCATGTTCATCGTCATGGCGTTGCTGACCACCGCGATGACCGGACCGTTGCTGCGCCGGGTCGTTCCGGCCAGCGTCCGGTTCGCCGCGGCCGACATCCAGCCGACCCGACCCCGCTAGGCAGGTGACCTCAGATGGACTACCGGAAATCTATCCTCGACCTCATCGGACGTACCCCGTTGCTGCAGCTCAGCTCGGTGCCCGACGGCCGGACACCGCTGATCCTCGCGAAGGTGGAGTACCTGAATCCCGGCGGTTCGGTGAAGGACCGCATCGGCCTGACGATGATCGAGGCCGCCGAGGAATCCGGCGAGCTCAAGCCGGGCGGCACCATCGTGGAGCCGACCAGCGGCAACACCGGGGTGGGGCTGGCTCTCGCCGCGCAACGGCGCGGCTACCGCTACATCTTCGTCTGCCCGGACAAGGTCAGCAGCGACAAGATCAACGTCATGCGGGCGTACGGCGCGGAGGTGGTGACCTGCCCGACCGCCGTACCGCCGGACCACCCGGAGTCCTACTACCGGGTGTCGGACCGACTGGTCCGGGACACCCCTGGCGCGTGGAAGCCCGACCAGTACGCCAACCCGAACAACGCCCGGGCGCACTACCTGTCCACCGGGCCCGAGGTGTGGGAACAGACCCGGGGCCGGGTCACCCACTTCGTCGCGGGCGTCGGCACCGGCGGCACTGTCACCGGCACCGGCCGGTTCCTCAAGGAACGGTCGGCCGGCCGGGTACGGGTGATCGGCGCCGACCCGCAGGGCTCGGTGTACTCCGGCGGCGACGGCCGGCCGTACCTCGTCGAAGGCGTCGGTGAGGACTTCTGGCCGACCTCCCTGGATCGTTCGGTGCTCGACGAGGTGATCGCGGTCAGCGACGCCGAAGCGTTCGCCATGACCCGGCGGCTCGCCCGCGAGGAGGGCCTGCTGGTGGGTGGATCGTCCGGGATGGCGGTGGCGGCGGCGCTGCGGGTCGCCGACCGGGCCGGGCCCGACGACGTCATCGTCGTGCTGCTGCCCGACAGCGGGCGGGGCTACCTGTCCAAGGTGTTCAACGACGAGTGGCTGGCCGCCCACGGCTTCGACCTGCCCGGAGCGCAGGGCACCCGGGTCGGTGACCTGCTGGCCGCCAAGGACGACGCCGTACCCGCGTTGGTGTGGGCCTCCCCGGAGCACACCCTCGGCGACGCGATCGACCTGATGCGGCGCAACGGGGTCTCCCGGCTGCCGGTGTTCAACCAGCCGCCGCCGGTACGCGCGGCGGAGGTCGTCGGCGCCGTTCACGAGGACGACCTGCTCAAGTCGATCCTCGATGGCCGCGCGACCGCCGGCGACCGGGTCGGGGACCACCTCGCCGCGCCGCTGCCGATCGTCGGCGTCCGTGAGCCGGTACGGGCGGTGCTCGACGGCCTGACCCGCAGCGGCGCGGTGCTGGTGCTGGCGGACGGGCAGCCGTGCGGTGTGCTCAGCTACCAGGACGTGCTCGGCCACTTCGTCGGCAGTTGACCACCGGCCGGCCGGGCTCGACAGCACGGCCAGACCCGACGGCACGGCCAGACCCGGCAGCACGATCGCTGACCGTGCTGGTGCCGGATGAGCGCGGCGTGGCGGTCCTCGGCACCCTCCCTGGCGTACGGCCGGTTCGCTATCCGGAGCGCGGCCCGCTGCCCGACGCCGCCCGGTCCGCCGACGTACTGGTGGTCGCCTTCGGCTCGGAGACCTGGCTGGCTCCGCTCTGCGCCGACCTGCCGCGCCTGCGGCTGGTGCAGACCCTGTACGCCGGTGCCGACGGGTGGGCACGGTTGCTGCCGGACGGGGTACTGGTGTCCAACGCGCGGGGGGCGCACGGACCGCCCACTGCCGAGCTGGCCGTCGCGCTGCTGCTGGCCGTCTACCGGGACCTGCCCGGCTTCCGCGACGACCAGGCTGCCGGCCGATGGCGGCGACGGACCACGGACACCCTGTCCGGCAAGCGGGTCCTCGTCCTCGGTGCCGGCGACCTCGGCGGCAGCCTGCGCCGGCTGCTGGTCGCCTTCGACACGACGGTCACCCTGGTCGGGCGGCGGCCGCGGCCCGAGGTACGGACGTTGACGGACCTGCCCGAGCTGCTACCCGACCACGATGCCACGGTGGTGATGCTGCCGTACACTCCGGACACTCATCGGCTGGTGGACCAGCGGTTCCTGGCCCTGATGCCGGACGACGGGGTGCTCGTCAACGTGGCCCGTGGTGGCATCGTCGACACCGACGCCCTGCTGGCCGAGCTCACCACCGGCCGGCTCCGGGCAGCTCTGGACGTGACCGAACCCGAACCGCTGCCGGCCGGACATCCGCTCTGGACAGCACCCGGAGTGCTCATCACCCCGCACGTCGGCGGCTACGTACACGATTTCCGCGAACGCGGCTGGCAGGTGGTTGCCGCCCAGATTGCCCAGTTCGCCGCCACCGGCCGGACGGACAACCTGGTCACGCGGTGACCCGACGCCGCAGCGGTGTCACGGCGGCGACCATCGCGTCGACCTCGCGCAGCAACGCGTCGTAGCCGGCCGGGCTGGGCTGCTCGTCGCTGACCAGGGCGACGGTCAGCAGCGTCTGTACGGAGACGTTCTCGGCGGTGGCCGGCAGCGTGTCGTGCCCGCCGAGCGCCGCGAGGAGCAGATTCTCCGCAACCGTCGGGTCGACCAGGGTGCGCTCGGGGTCGAACCGCTCCCGGACGCTGGCCACGAACCGGATCACCGCCGCTGGGTCGTCACGGCGGAACCGCCGGTCGACGCAGAGCACGAACAGCCCGCTGAGCAGGTCAAGATAGTGCTGCCGCTCGGCGTCGGTGAACCGCTGGACCCGCCGGTCGTGGGCACCCACCTGCCCGGCCATCAGGTACGTCAGCGCCGCCACCGGCTGGCTGGCCGTCACCGCCCCATCTCCCGCTTCACGTTGCCCCACAGTTCCTGGCGCGCCAGCTGCCAGCGGGTGCGGAACCGCAGGTGCCGCCGGTGCGCGGCGACCACCGTCGCCGCCATCCGGGTGCCGACGACGACGGCGTCACCGTTCGGCCCGGTCATCGGCCGCACCGCCGCCAGCCGGGCGGTCCGCGCGGCCGGCGGATCGGCACCGGTGTCGAGGGCGTCAACGTAGCGGTCGAGGGCACCGCTGCCGAGATCGAGGCTGATCTCGACGTCACCCAGCCGGCCCAGTGCGGCGGTCAACTACAGTGGTCCGCCAAGCCGTGCTCGTCCTACAGACGCAGGGC from Solwaraspora sp. WMMD791 includes:
- a CDS encoding cation:proton antiporter; translation: MSMDVDEPRTPDHPRVGRIRTPATYLLVVVLPLLAVVALVGTAGRWTGPTGGGTDGTHGADGLLGRLLLAVAIIVASAAAGGTLARRLGQPAVLGELTVGLLLGPSALGAVLPAAQQWLFPAFILPHLDALAQLGVILFMFLVGGELDVRLLRRAGGRGLVIGHAAVVVPLLAGVVFALTLAGSYRPDGVAKTSFTLFIGVCFAISAFPVLARILVEQGLIRTPLGTTGLTAAGVGDVTAWCLLLVVVTGLRGTSPAAAIRSAILVALFTAVMLLFVRPLLAQLLAWAERDGRPGAGLFTALIALVLVCALATELIGVHAIFGAFLAGVVMPRGSATARELYTRVEGVAMWLMLPVFFVVIGQQIDLTALRLGDQWWLCLAILVIAVASKVTGAAVATVASGGSRRDGLAFGVMLNCRGLTELIVLSMGLQLGVLNHELFAMFIVMALLTTAMTGPLLRRVVPASVRFAAADIQPTRPR
- a CDS encoding cystathionine beta-synthase, whose product is MDYRKSILDLIGRTPLLQLSSVPDGRTPLILAKVEYLNPGGSVKDRIGLTMIEAAEESGELKPGGTIVEPTSGNTGVGLALAAQRRGYRYIFVCPDKVSSDKINVMRAYGAEVVTCPTAVPPDHPESYYRVSDRLVRDTPGAWKPDQYANPNNARAHYLSTGPEVWEQTRGRVTHFVAGVGTGGTVTGTGRFLKERSAGRVRVIGADPQGSVYSGGDGRPYLVEGVGEDFWPTSLDRSVLDEVIAVSDAEAFAMTRRLAREEGLLVGGSSGMAVAAALRVADRAGPDDVIVVLLPDSGRGYLSKVFNDEWLAAHGFDLPGAQGTRVGDLLAAKDDAVPALVWASPEHTLGDAIDLMRRNGVSRLPVFNQPPPVRAAEVVGAVHEDDLLKSILDGRATAGDRVGDHLAAPLPIVGVREPVRAVLDGLTRSGAVLVLADGQPCGVLSYQDVLGHFVGS
- a CDS encoding 2-hydroxyacid dehydrogenase, producing MLVPDERGVAVLGTLPGVRPVRYPERGPLPDAARSADVLVVAFGSETWLAPLCADLPRLRLVQTLYAGADGWARLLPDGVLVSNARGAHGPPTAELAVALLLAVYRDLPGFRDDQAAGRWRRRTTDTLSGKRVLVLGAGDLGGSLRRLLVAFDTTVTLVGRRPRPEVRTLTDLPELLPDHDATVVMLPYTPDTHRLVDQRFLALMPDDGVLVNVARGGIVDTDALLAELTTGRLRAALDVTEPEPLPAGHPLWTAPGVLITPHVGGYVHDFRERGWQVVAAQIAQFAATGRTDNLVTR